Below is a genomic region from Azospirillum sp. B510.
AGACCGACCTCTGCACCAGAAGACGGGTCGGCGCGTCACAGGACTGGCCGGAATTGTTGAAGCATTCCAGGACGCTGGCGGTGATGCGGTCTTCGAGGTCGGCGTCCTCGAACAGGATGTTCGGCGACTTGCCGCCAAGCTCGAGCGTCACGCGCTTGACGGTCTCGGCGGCGTCCTTGCTGACGGCGATGCCGGCGCGCGTCGATCCGGTGAAGGACATCATGTCGACATCGCGATGCCTCGACAGCGCGGCCCCCACGCTGGGACCATCGCCGTTGACGAGGTTGAAGACGCCGGCGGGGAAGCCGGCCTCCTCGATCATCTCCGCATACAGCATGGCGTTGAGCGGCGTCAGCTCGCTCGGCTTCAGCACGCAGGTGCAGCCGGTCGCCAGCGCCGCGACGACCTTCAGGGCGATCTGGTTGATCGGCCAGTTCCACGGCGTGATCAGTCCGCAGACCCCCACCGGTTCGCGCAGGATGACATCGCCGTTCGGCAGCGCCTCGCGCATCGGCAACCGTTTCAAGGCATCGATGTAGCCTTGGAGATGGCCGACGCCGACATCGGCCTGCTGCTCCCGGCTCATGCTGATCGGCGCGCCGAGTTCGAGCGTGATCGTCTGCGCCATCTCCTCGTAGCGGCGCTTGTAGACCGCCAGCAGAGCCTCCAGAAGCGCCAGACGCTCCTCGACACTGGTGCGGCTGTAGGTGACGAAGGCGGTCTTCGCGGCGGCGACGGCGCGGTCGATATCGGCGGCCGTTCCCATCGAGATCACGGCGACCGGCTGCTCGGTCGCCGGATTCAGAACCTCCCGGTCGTTCGCCGCAAGCGGGGCGAC
It encodes:
- a CDS encoding aldehyde dehydrogenase family protein encodes the protein MIDRRKFYINGEWVAPLAANDREVLNPATEQPVAVISMGTAADIDRAVAAAKTAFVTYSRTSVEERLALLEALLAVYKRRYEEMAQTITLELGAPISMSREQQADVGVGHLQGYIDALKRLPMREALPNGDVILREPVGVCGLITPWNWPINQIALKVVAALATGCTCVLKPSELTPLNAMLYAEMIEEAGFPAGVFNLVNGDGPSVGAALSRHRDVDMMSFTGSTRAGIAVSKDAAETVKRVTLELGGKSPNILFEDADLEDRITASVLECFNNSGQSCDAPTRLLVQRSVYDRAVEIARRAGQEVKVGNPAEEGPHVGPLVSDVQYGRVQALIEAGIAEGARPLVGGAGKPDGFETGYFVRPTIFADVDNSMRIAREEVFGPVLAIIPFDGEEEAIEIANDTEYGLAAYIQTGDPARAERVASRLRAGMVHINGAPHRYGSPFGGYKQSGNGREGGRFGLEDFLEVKTLHRP